The genomic segment ACCCGCGCGGTGTCCCGCCTGGTGGTGCTCTACTCGACCGACCTGCCCGCGGAACTGGTCGGCTGACCGTGGGCCGGAGCGAGGCGGCCGGGACGCTGGTGCCGGGCCGCGGCCCACGGCGGCCCGGCACCAGCGGGATCAGTTCGGCAGCGCGGCCGGCGACCCGGTCGCGGCGGCGACCGGCTCCGGCCGCGGCGACCGTGCCAGGGGGTAGAGCATCCCGGTGGACAGCGCGCCGCTGCCGGCCGCCCAGGCGGCGGCGCGGCAGACCAGGTCCTTGCCGGCCGCGCCGGCCCGACCGGCAACGAGCAGCCCGGTGGCCCGGTCGTCCGCCCGCACCACCTGCACCACGCCGTCCCGGCGGCCGAGGCTGATGCACAGGTCCATGAACCGGTACCGGTACGGCTTCGGGTCCCGGCCGGCGAGGCGCGCGGCGACCGCGTCGGCCGCGTACAACCCGGTCGGCAGGCCGGCCTGGCAGGACATCCGGGGCACCCCCCACGGCATCTCGATCGCCGCGGCATCGCCGATCGCGTACACCTCGGGGTGGCCCGGCACCCGCATCGTCGCCTCGACCGGGATCCGGCCCATCTCGTCGGTGCGCAGCCCGGCGTCGGCGGCGAGCGACGGCGCGACGAACGACCCGCACCAGACCGCCACGTCCGCGGGCAGCGTGCCGCCGCCGGCCAGCGTCACGGCACCCGGCTCGACCGCGGCGACCGTCGTGTTCTCCCGCACCGTCACGCCGAGCCGGCGCAGCGCGGCGGCAAGGTGCCGGCGGGTCCGCGCCGAGACCGTCTCCGCGATCCGCCCGCGGGTCGCCAGCGTCACCGCCAGCCGCGGGTACGCCTCGGCGATCTCGGTCGCCGCCTCGATCCCGGTGAGGCCGCCGCCGCACACCACCACGGTGCCGGCGCGGCCGACCGCCGCCCGCAGCGCCGCCGCGAGCCGGCCGGCGACCGGCCCGTCCAGCCGGTACGCGTGCTCGGCGACGCCCGGCACCGCGTCGGTGCGGGTGTGGCTGCCCACCGCGTACAGCAGGGTGTCGTAGCCGACCGGGCCGCCGTCGGAGAGCCGCAGCGTGCCGGCGGCCAGGTCGATCGCCTCGACGGTGCCGACCCGAAGGGATACGTCGGTACCGGACAGCAGTTCGGCGAGCGGGCGGGACGCGGCACCGGTGCCGGCGGCCACCTGGTGCAGCCGGATCCGCTCCACGAAGTCGGGGCCGGCGTTGATCAGCTGGATCCGCACGTCCCGGCCGTGGGTGCGGCGGGCCAGCCGGCTCGCGGCGGCGAGCCCGGAATACCCGGCGCCGACAATGGCCACCTGAGTTGACATCGTTCCCCCTCGTCACCTCGTCGAAGAAGGCTTCCCTCCTCGGACGAGACGGTCGGCGGAAACGTGACGCGGCCGGCGTCGCCGGCTTCAGTGCCGGCCGGACACCACCGGCGCGGGTGGCCTCAGCGCCGGCCGGAACCCACCGGCGCGGGTGGCTCAGCGCCAGAGGAAACCGCCGGCGGAGAACTCGATGCGCCGGCGGGACATGAACGGGTTGGGCTCGATGCGGCCGCCGCCACGCTGTCGCGGCACCGCTGGCGCGAGTCGCGCGGTACGGGCCCGGTTCGTGGCGTTGGTCATCGTGGCGGTCATCGTGCACCTCGCTCATCGTTCATCCGGTATGCCCCCAGGGTGGGACGGCGGCGGCCTGCGCGAATCCACGTTTCGTGCCAGCGCCCGGTTTTCCCCGCCCGCCGTGATGCCGCGCACGTACCCGCAGCTCAGCCCCGCCGGCAGCGGCGGGTGCCGGCGGCCCGGACGGCGCCCCCGTATCACCGGCGGCGTACCGGAACCACCAGCGGGCCGTGATCGCCGGCCACGACCCGGACCCGGGCCCGGTAGTGGGTGGCGAGCAACTCCTCGGTGAGCACCTCGTCGGGCGTACCGAGCGCGACCCGGCGGCCGTCGGCCAGCAGCAGGATGCGGTCGGCGTACTCGCCGGCGACGGACAGGTCGTGCATGGTCGCGACGACGGTGAGCGGCTCGTCCGCCGGCCCGCTGGTCCGCAGTTCGTCGACGAGTTCCAGCACGTCCTGCTGGTGGCCGATGTCCAGCGCGCTGGTCGGTTCGTCGAGCAGCAGCAGCCGGGCGCCCTGGGCGAGCGCGCGGGCCAGGAAGACCCGCTGGCGCTCCCCGCCGGACAGGGTGGACAGTTCCCGGTCGGTGAGCGCGGTGAGGTCCAGCCGGGCCAGCACGTCGCGCACCGCGGCCAGGTCTGCGGCGCTCTCGACACCCAGCGGCGGAATGTACGGGGTGCGGCCGAGCAGCGCGTAGTCGAACACCGACATGCCGGCGGGTACCACCGGGTCCTGCGCCACCAGGGCGATCTGCCGGGCCCGGTCCCGGCGGCGCAGCGCGGTCACCGGGGTGCCGCCGATCCGCACCTCGCCGGCCGCCGGCAGCAGCCCGGCCAGCACCCGCAGCAGGGTGGACTTCCCGGCTCCGTTGGGCCCGATGACGGTCAGCCACTCACCGGGCGCCACGTCGATGTCCACATCGGACAGCAACGCCGCGGCGCCGATCCGGACGCCGACGCCCCGGGCGGACACCATCGCCTCGTCGATGCTCATGCCCGGCCCTCGCTGCGGCCCGCCCGGACAGCAGGCGACACCGCACGGTCCCGGCCGGTCGCCCGCGCACGCCCGGTCACGGCGCGACCCGCTTCGTGGTCCGCAGCACCACGACGAAGAACGGCGCGCCGAAGAACGCGGTCACCACGCCGATCGGGATCTCCGCCGGGGCCTGCACGGTACGCGCGAGCAGGTCGGCGAGCGCCAGGAACGCGGCGCCGAACAGCAGCGACAGCGGCAGGATGATCCGGTAGCTGGAACCGGCGAGCAGCCGCACCGCGTGCGGCACGATGATGCCGACGAACCCGATCAGGCCGGACACCGCGACCGCCGCGGCGGTACCGAGGGTGGCGGCGAGGATGAGCACCACCCGGATCCGCTGCGGGTGCAGGCCGAGGCTGGCCGCCTCCTCGTCGCCGACGCTGAGCACGTCCAGGGCCCGGCGCTGGGCGAGCACCACCACCGAGGTGACCGCCACGTACGGCAGCAGCATCAGCACCTCGTGCCAGCCGGAGGTGGTGAGCTGCCCGAGCAGCCAGGAGTACACCTCCTGGATGGTGTCGCTGTGCGCCTGCAGCAGGTAGGTCTGGATGGCGGTGCAGAACGCGGCGATCGCCACCCCGGCGAGGATCAGCGTCACCGTCGAGCGGAACCGGGAGCCGGCCGCGCCGAGCAGGTAGGTACCCGCGACCGCGGCGAGCGCGCCGACGAACGCGGCGAGCGGGACCAGCAGCGGCGCGGTCACCGAGGAGCCGGGCCGCAGCACGATGACCGTGGTGGCGCCGAGACCGGCCCCGGCCGCCACCCCGAGCAGGTACGGGTCGGCCAGCGGGTTGCGGAACACCCCCTGGTAGCAGCCGCCGGACAGCGCCAGCATGGCGCCGACCAGCAGCCCGAGTACGACCCTGGGCAGCCGCAGCTGGGTCAGGATGGCGTCGTCGCGGGCGGACAGCCCGGTCGGTACCGCGCCGCCGGTCAGGTGGTGCACCAGGTCGGTGACCACGTCGACCGGCGACAGCGACACCGGCCCGAACGCGAGGCCGGCGACGAGCGCCACCGCCACCGCGACGAGCCCGGCGAGCACCCAACGCAGCCGCAGCCGGCTGGTCACGTCGCCGGTACCGCCTGGACGGCGTTGGCGGCGGCCTGCACCAGCTGGACGACGCGCGGGCCCCAGCGGGACGCGATGTCGTCGTTCAGCCCGTACACGTGCTTGTCCTTGACCGCGGTGAGGGTGTTCCAGCCGGGCCGCTTGCCGACCGTCGCGGCCGACGCCGCGCAGCACTTCGTGTCGGCCAGGAAGACCAGGTCGGGGTTCGCCTCGACCAGGTACTCCTTGGACAGCTGCGGGTAGCCGGTGCCGCCCTTGTCCGCCTTGTCGGCGATGTTGGTCAGGCCGAGCTGGCGCAACAGCGATCCGACGAACGTCTTGCTGGTCGCGGTGTGCAGCTGCGGGTCCAGCTCGTAGTAGTAGCTGAGCTTGGCGGTGCGCTTCGGCAGCCCCTGCTCCGCCTTGGCGATGCCGGACTTCATCTTCTGGACGGTGCGCTTCGCGCCGTCGGCGTGCCCGGTCAGCGTGCCGAGGTCGGTGATCTCCCGGTAGCTGTCGTCGATGGTGGTCGCCGCGCTCGCCACGTACACCGGGATCTTGAGTTTCCGCAGGCCCTTGACCACGCCGCCGGTGTCGTACGACAGGACCACCAGGTCCGGGTCGTACCCGGCGATGGCCTCCACGTTCGGCTTGAAGCCGGACAGCTTGGTGCGCGGCGCGCTCGCCGGGTAGTTCGACTGGTCGTCGACCGCCTTGACCTGGCCGTCGGCTCCGATGTAGTGCAACAT from the Actinocatenispora thailandica genome contains:
- a CDS encoding NAD(P)/FAD-dependent oxidoreductase; the protein is MSTQVAIVGAGYSGLAAASRLARRTHGRDVRIQLINAGPDFVERIRLHQVAAGTGAASRPLAELLSGTDVSLRVGTVEAIDLAAGTLRLSDGGPVGYDTLLYAVGSHTRTDAVPGVAEHAYRLDGPVAGRLAAALRAAVGRAGTVVVCGGGLTGIEAATEIAEAYPRLAVTLATRGRIAETVSARTRRHLAAALRRLGVTVRENTTVAAVEPGAVTLAGGGTLPADVAVWCGSFVAPSLAADAGLRTDEMGRIPVEATMRVPGHPEVYAIGDAAAIEMPWGVPRMSCQAGLPTGLYAADAVAARLAGRDPKPYRYRFMDLCISLGRRDGVVQVVRADDRATGLLVAGRAGAAGKDLVCRAAAWAAGSGALSTGMLYPLARSPRPEPVAAATGSPAALPN
- a CDS encoding ABC transporter ATP-binding protein is translated as MVSARGVGVRIGAAALLSDVDIDVAPGEWLTVIGPNGAGKSTLLRVLAGLLPAAGEVRIGGTPVTALRRRDRARQIALVAQDPVVPAGMSVFDYALLGRTPYIPPLGVESAADLAAVRDVLARLDLTALTDRELSTLSGGERQRVFLARALAQGARLLLLDEPTSALDIGHQQDVLELVDELRTSGPADEPLTVVATMHDLSVAGEYADRILLLADGRRVALGTPDEVLTEELLATHYRARVRVVAGDHGPLVVPVRRR
- a CDS encoding FecCD family ABC transporter permease, which codes for MGPARRPAGAGRRQRRPGGTGDVTSRLRLRWVLAGLVAVAVALVAGLAFGPVSLSPVDVVTDLVHHLTGGAVPTGLSARDDAILTQLRLPRVVLGLLVGAMLALSGGCYQGVFRNPLADPYLLGVAAGAGLGATTVIVLRPGSSVTAPLLVPLAAFVGALAAVAGTYLLGAAGSRFRSTVTLILAGVAIAAFCTAIQTYLLQAHSDTIQEVYSWLLGQLTTSGWHEVLMLLPYVAVTSVVVLAQRRALDVLSVGDEEAASLGLHPQRIRVVLILAATLGTAAAVAVSGLIGFVGIIVPHAVRLLAGSSYRIILPLSLLFGAAFLALADLLARTVQAPAEIPIGVVTAFFGAPFFVVVLRTTKRVAP
- a CDS encoding ABC transporter substrate-binding protein; the protein is MRTSLRRLAPALVALTAAAVALAGCGSSGSAGTDAGASASAGTGSFPATVKGSAGSVTVDRRPTHIVSLSPTTTEMLHYIGADGQVKAVDDQSNYPASAPRTKLSGFKPNVEAIAGYDPDLVVLSYDTGGVVKGLRKLKIPVYVASAATTIDDSYREITDLGTLTGHADGAKRTVQKMKSGIAKAEQGLPKRTAKLSYYYELDPQLHTATSKTFVGSLLRQLGLTNIADKADKGGTGYPQLSKEYLVEANPDLVFLADTKCCAASAATVGKRPGWNTLTAVKDKHVYGLNDDIASRWGPRVVQLVQAAANAVQAVPAT